From a region of the Apis mellifera strain DH4 linkage group LG2, Amel_HAv3.1, whole genome shotgun sequence genome:
- the LOC552364 gene encoding gephyrin isoform X2 codes for MLMSSLKITPMAMLSRGVSGIRDKTLIINLPGSPKAAKECLSVIAPAIPHAVDLIRDNKEKIKNMHGNMQNNIVAEKQDKISSCLTSIIKRNRESLYPMISVEEALQLIHKHVEPLNSNGKSEEDLEKSHNRILDGNLYSKYDLPPFRASIKDGYAVLANDGKGKRKVLSGIKAGDTVTTIKLVPGTCVRVNTGAPIPDDATAVIQVEDTKLIKGTADNMEEEEIEIMKEVKSGQDIRSIGCDIKKGELILKSGTKLGAVELGLAAACGYKKLLITDLPKIGVLSTGDELQNPGTTLLPGHIYDSNKITLLSILKENGFDALDMGIAIDDENIMIDKIKYILTQTDVLITSGSVSMGDRDMLKSILQHYFNATIHFGRVNMKPGKPTTFATCFFQNRKKYLLCLPGNPVSATVTMNLFALPLLKQLCKDFSIPIIVKTKLTSSYNLDPRPEYARAILKWTSTDILPLAYSTGDQISSKLLNCKNANALLMLPARTTEKITLQEGDVVQAMLLGFMQ; via the exons ATGCTAATGTctagtttaaaaattacccCAATGGCTATGTTATCTag aggTGTTAGTGGAATACGagataaaacattaattataaatttaccgGGATCACCAAAAGCTGCAAAAGAATGCTTAAGTGTAATTGCACCTGCTATACCACATGCTGTTGATTTGATTAGAgataataaggaaaaaataaaaaatatgcatggaaatatgcaaaataatattgttgcagaaaaacaagataaaatttca tcaTGTTTAACTAGTATAATTAAACGCAATAGGGAATCTTTATATCCAATGATTAGTGTGGAAGAAGCTTTACAGTTGATTCATAAACATGTAGAACCATTAAATTCTAATGGTAAATCAGAAGAGGATTTAGAAAAGAGTCATAACAGAATATTGGAtggtaatttatattctaaatatgatTTACCACCGTTTAGAGCTTCTATTAAAGATGGTTATGCAGTCTTAGCAAATGATGGAAAGGGCAAAAGAAAAGTACTAAGTGGAATAAAAGCTGGAGACACT GTCACTACAATTAAACTTGTACCTGGTACATGTGTAAGAGTAAATACAGGTGCTCCAATTCCAGATG atgcAACAGCAGTTATTCAAGTTGAAGATACTAAACTTATAAAAGGAACTGCAGATAatatggaagaagaagaaatcgaaatcATGAAAGAAGTAAAATCTGGACAGGATATtag atcTATTGGttgtgatattaaaaaaggggaattaattttaaagtcaGGAACAAAATTAGGAGCTGTAGAATTAGGCCTTGCTGCTGCATGtggttacaaaaaattattaatcactgATCTTCCAAAAATTGGTGTATTATCTACAGGAGACGAATTACAAAATCCTGGAACTACTTTATTGCCAGGACACATATATGAtagcaataaaattacattattatcaatattaaaagaaaatggttTTGATGCTTTGGATATGGGTATTGCAATAGATGA tgaGAATATTATGATAGACaaaattaagtatattttaacgCAAACTGATGTACTTATAACATCAGGTTCTGTATCAATGGGTGATAGAGATATGTTGAAGTCTATTTTACAACATTATTTCAATGCTACTATACATTTcg gTCGTGTAAATATGAAACCCGGGAAACCGACTACTTTTGCAACAtgcttttttcaaaatagaaaaaaatatttattatgtttaccGGGTAATCCAGTTTCTGCAACTGTTACtatgaatttatttgcacTGCCtttattgaaacaattatgtaaagatttttctatacctataattgtgaaaacaaaa ttAACGTCATCTTATAATTTGGATCCACGTCCTGAGTATGCAAGagcaattttaaaatggaCTAGTACGGATATTTTACCACTAGCTTATAGTACTGGAGATCAAATTAGTAGTAAATTACTTAACTGCAAAAATGCAAATGCATTATTAATGTTACCAGCGCGTACGACAGAAAAGATTACATTACAAGAAGGAGATGTGGTACAAGCAATGTTATTAGGAtttatgcaataa
- the LOC552364 gene encoding gephyrin isoform X1 codes for MDTIRFGLLTVSDSCYKYNSEDKSGFEIEQCIKDKNSDIGKILKGEIYHKTIVPDKEYIIKENLISWSDSRQVDVILTIGGTGFSKRDVTPEATKEIIHKEASGIITAMLMSSLKITPMAMLSRGVSGIRDKTLIINLPGSPKAAKECLSVIAPAIPHAVDLIRDNKEKIKNMHGNMQNNIVAEKQDKISSCLTSIIKRNRESLYPMISVEEALQLIHKHVEPLNSNGKSEEDLEKSHNRILDGNLYSKYDLPPFRASIKDGYAVLANDGKGKRKVLSGIKAGDTVTTIKLVPGTCVRVNTGAPIPDDATAVIQVEDTKLIKGTADNMEEEEIEIMKEVKSGQDIRSIGCDIKKGELILKSGTKLGAVELGLAAACGYKKLLITDLPKIGVLSTGDELQNPGTTLLPGHIYDSNKITLLSILKENGFDALDMGIAIDDENIMIDKIKYILTQTDVLITSGSVSMGDRDMLKSILQHYFNATIHFGRVNMKPGKPTTFATCFFQNRKKYLLCLPGNPVSATVTMNLFALPLLKQLCKDFSIPIIVKTKLTSSYNLDPRPEYARAILKWTSTDILPLAYSTGDQISSKLLNCKNANALLMLPARTTEKITLQEGDVVQAMLLGFMQ; via the exons atggaTACAATAAGATTTGGTTTATTAAcag tTAGTGATAgctgttataaatataatagtgaGGATAAAAGTGGATTTGAAATAGAACAatgtattaaagataaaaattctgatattggaaagattttaaaaggtgaaatatatcataaaactaTTGTTCcagataaagaatatataataaag GAAAATCTAATTTCTTGGAGTGATAGTAGACAAGTAGATGTCATCTTAACAATTGGTGGTACAGGATTTTCTAAAAGAGATGTGACACCTGAAGcaacgaaagaaattattcataaagaaGCTTCTGGTATAATTACAGCTATGCTAATGTctagtttaaaaattacccCAATGGCTATGTTATCTag aggTGTTAGTGGAATACGagataaaacattaattataaatttaccgGGATCACCAAAAGCTGCAAAAGAATGCTTAAGTGTAATTGCACCTGCTATACCACATGCTGTTGATTTGATTAGAgataataaggaaaaaataaaaaatatgcatggaaatatgcaaaataatattgttgcagaaaaacaagataaaatttca tcaTGTTTAACTAGTATAATTAAACGCAATAGGGAATCTTTATATCCAATGATTAGTGTGGAAGAAGCTTTACAGTTGATTCATAAACATGTAGAACCATTAAATTCTAATGGTAAATCAGAAGAGGATTTAGAAAAGAGTCATAACAGAATATTGGAtggtaatttatattctaaatatgatTTACCACCGTTTAGAGCTTCTATTAAAGATGGTTATGCAGTCTTAGCAAATGATGGAAAGGGCAAAAGAAAAGTACTAAGTGGAATAAAAGCTGGAGACACT GTCACTACAATTAAACTTGTACCTGGTACATGTGTAAGAGTAAATACAGGTGCTCCAATTCCAGATG atgcAACAGCAGTTATTCAAGTTGAAGATACTAAACTTATAAAAGGAACTGCAGATAatatggaagaagaagaaatcgaaatcATGAAAGAAGTAAAATCTGGACAGGATATtag atcTATTGGttgtgatattaaaaaaggggaattaattttaaagtcaGGAACAAAATTAGGAGCTGTAGAATTAGGCCTTGCTGCTGCATGtggttacaaaaaattattaatcactgATCTTCCAAAAATTGGTGTATTATCTACAGGAGACGAATTACAAAATCCTGGAACTACTTTATTGCCAGGACACATATATGAtagcaataaaattacattattatcaatattaaaagaaaatggttTTGATGCTTTGGATATGGGTATTGCAATAGATGA tgaGAATATTATGATAGACaaaattaagtatattttaacgCAAACTGATGTACTTATAACATCAGGTTCTGTATCAATGGGTGATAGAGATATGTTGAAGTCTATTTTACAACATTATTTCAATGCTACTATACATTTcg gTCGTGTAAATATGAAACCCGGGAAACCGACTACTTTTGCAACAtgcttttttcaaaatagaaaaaaatatttattatgtttaccGGGTAATCCAGTTTCTGCAACTGTTACtatgaatttatttgcacTGCCtttattgaaacaattatgtaaagatttttctatacctataattgtgaaaacaaaa ttAACGTCATCTTATAATTTGGATCCACGTCCTGAGTATGCAAGagcaattttaaaatggaCTAGTACGGATATTTTACCACTAGCTTATAGTACTGGAGATCAAATTAGTAGTAAATTACTTAACTGCAAAAATGCAAATGCATTATTAATGTTACCAGCGCGTACGACAGAAAAGATTACATTACAAGAAGGAGATGTGGTACAAGCAATGTTATTAGGAtttatgcaataa